Proteins found in one Odontesthes bonariensis isolate fOdoBon6 chromosome 11, fOdoBon6.hap1, whole genome shotgun sequence genomic segment:
- the cldn10d gene encoding claudin-10 → MKHRTVVMYVEIGCFISCLCGWILVCSTLPTEYWTFSEVGSVVLTTPNFYSNLWRDCISDTTGVSDCKDYPSMLALPLFLHVVRALAVCAVITGFFGGVLALIGMKCTKIGGTEITNARVTFSAGVTYLASGFCGMITYSWWGHKVISEFVDPNFRAQKFELGAAVFIGWGGSILLICGGTVLTYFSGKEGLRSSSQKRRRPHTYATARTRQTYRQPPSSSRVTWMPPLYHAGRKSQTTRATTTRTSQPYARDTFV, encoded by the exons ATGAAGCACAGGACGGTGGTGATGTATGTGGAGATTGGCTGTTTTATATCCTGCCTCTGTGGCTGGATCTTGGTGTGTTCCACTCTTCCCACAGAGTACTGGACTTTCTCTGAGGTGGGCAGCGTTGTGCTGACTACCCCCAACTTCTACTCCAACCTGTGGAGGGACTGCATCTCGGATACCACAGGAGTATCCGACTGCAAGGACTATCCATCCATGCTGGCACTGCCAT TGTTCCTTCATGTCGTCAGAGCTCTTGCGGTCTGCGCAGTCATCACTGGCTTCTTCGGGGGTGTCCTCGCGCTCATAGGAATGAAATGCACCAAAATTGGTGGAACAGAGATTACCAATGCAAGAGTGACATTCTCTGCTGGTGTAACCTACCTTGCTTCAg GATTCTGCGGTATGATCACGTACTCTTGGTGGGGTCACAAAGTCATATCCGAATTCGTGGATCCAAACTTCAGGGCACAGAA ATTTGAACTTGGAGCTGCAGTTTTCATTGGTTGGGGAGGTTCCATTCTTCTCATCTGCGGCGGGACGGTGCTTACTTACTTCTCTGGAAAAGAAGGTCTACGATCTAG TTCACAAAAAAGACGTAGACCGCATACGTATGCCACTGCCCGTACCAGACAGACGTACAGGCAGCCGCCATCGTCATCCAGAGTAACTTGGATGCCACCACTGTATCATGCAGGCAGGAAGAGCCAAACAACCAGAGCAACGACGACGAGGACCAGTCAACCCTACGCTCGGGACACGTTCGTTTGA
- the dzip1 gene encoding cilium assembly protein DZIP1, translating to MPFHDRVYYPYTSDTQGTHSSAGIPSLLNSPLSQPSVNGHTVSAPGMTPSSGASTVLAFKFRPRRESVDWRRINAVDIDLVVSQLDVDALQEHISTVTFCSLEGERCQRCQSPVDPALVKLLQLAQLTVEWLLHCQEFLSLNLRAAEERLSAAGRDREQLLAQQKKQEEKVKELTAELKQRKKVIRTQQSLLAPRIISSQKCQHCDKSFLNFSFLQNHMQRRHPDEYQIQLQFDNEKKSQTDSLKLEISSLKEQIAQQQQALQAKIAQEKEQLSMHKDLLRELDRFKAEEMARMDRKIEDSRDGIRREMEYLYNRNIQALSEVNQNQSAKQDKPASPVSSQAERDVDVYKEMQLQAIQKLQQQMKKQDKKWESRLQEIKAQHESEKNQLLNELSRTQSFVSEHQERSQRLQQEMGSRLQEKEQTIKAQREQIRTMTSNPPTKVVEVPVAASAPVPEPKQKRVVLEEPVSAFKLDPIQELTEEEKDSSSISEKRPADRKPEPAGERKQRGTAGALKRNPSIKKEMRPEIEHTLLRKLESLGVKPDQSGLKNKELASVLAKMRSRRESFAKTTPEYWRHREEIVGIVEQKLGGDPVPEPTARSKQPVQVLQIRPRSSSLPSRAGQVTSRPAVKQPKTPQPAPRTKTSTQPKTSTPNAKAAFTSKTPPFSSDEESEEEEDTDVEEEQSLKQQRGKSPKPRLNQATPVQIRATKASPVLTRQVAVRQSSSPRPQQSWAPGGGVTRTAVTKMESEDEEDEWSDVSELQEIDPKQLQGYKDQNGNVEKKNHGKENKITDLARKMEKQFAERVVRKPAGGVSILPERKDEVQELSFTDLEESSDWAVSSLEDKQLSGAPRKSLDSPSTSVWGTSTGKGPKSGLTEAGTGSTLRSSLCSLSDISDSEDISNKHI from the exons ATG CCATTTCACGACAGAGTCTACTACCCCTACACCAGTGACACCCAGGGGACCCACTCATCAGCGGGGATCCCCTCACTCCTGAATTCCCCGCTCAGCCAGCCCTCCGTAAACGGCCACACTGTTTCCGCACCAGGCATGACTCCATCCAGCGGAGCCTCCACGGTTCTCGCCTTCAAGTTCCGCCCGCGCCGGGAGAGCGTGGACTGGCGGCGAATCAACGCCGTGGACATAGACCTGGTGGTGAGCCAGCTGGACGTGGACGCCCTTCAGGAGCACATCAGCACGGTGACCTTCTGCAGCCTGGAAGGGGAGCGATGCCAGCGGTGCCAAAGCCCCGTGGATCCGGCTCTGGTCAAGCTTTTACAGCTGGCTCAGCTCACGGTGGAGTGGCTCCTCCACTGCCAAGAATTCCTCAGCCTCAACCTGCGAGCGGCGGAGGAGAGGTTGTCGGCGGCGGGCAGGGATCGCGAGCAGCTGCTGGCTCAGCAGAAGAAGCAGGAGGAGAAGGTGAAGGAGCTGACGGCAGAGCTCAAGCAGCGGAAGAAGGTTATTCGCACCCAGCAGTCCCTGCTCGCACCCCGGATCATCAGCAGCCAGAAG TGCCAACATTGCGATAAGTCCTTCCTCAATTTCTCCTTTCTTCAGAATCACATGCAGCGTCGGCACCCTGATGAGTATCAGATCC AGCTGCAGTTCGACAATGAGAAGAAATCTCAGACTGATAGTCTGAAGCTGGAGATCAGCAGTCTGAAGGAACAAATAGCTCAACAGCAGCAGGCCTTGCAAGCCAAGATAGCTCAG GAGAAGGAGCAGCTGTCCATGCACAAAGACCTGCTGAGGGAACTGGACCGTTTTAAGGCGGAGGAGATGGCGCGCATGGACAGAAAGATAGAGGACAGCAGGGATGGCATACGCAGGGAGATGGAATATCTTTACAACCGAAACATTCAAGCTCTCAGT GAGGTCAATCAGAATCAGTCGGCCAAGCAAGACAAACCAGCCAGCCCCGTGAGCTCGCAGGCAGAGAGAGATGTGGACGTCTATAAGGAGATGCAGCTCCAGGCCATCCAAAAGCTGCAGCAACAGATGAAGAAGCAG GATAAAAAGTGGGAATCCAGACTGCAGGAAATAAAGGCTCAACACGAGTCTGAAAAGAATCAG TTGCTGAACGAGCTGAGCAGGACGCAGTCGTTCGTGTCGGAGCACCAGGAGCGCAGCcagaggctgcagcaggagaTGGGGAGCAGGCTGCAGGAGAAGGAGCAAACCATCAAGGCTCAGAGGGAGCAG aTACGGACTATGACCTCAAATCCACCCACCAAAGTAGTAGAAGTACCAG TCGCTGCCAGCGCACCAGTACCGGAGCCTAAACAAAAGAGAGTTGTACTTG AGGAGCCGGTCTCTGCTTTTAAGCTGGATCCTATACAGGAGTTGACAGAAGAGGAGAAAG ACTCCAGCAGCATCTCTGAGAAGAGGCCTGCTGACAGGAAGCCCGAGCCTGCAGGAGAGAGGAAACAGAGGGGGACTGCCGGCGCCCTGAAAAGAAACCCCAGCATCAAGAAAGAGATGCGTCCAGAGATCGAACACACCCTCCTCAGGAAGCTGGAGAGCCTGGGGGTCAAGCCT GACCAGAGCGGCCTAAAGAACAAGGAGCTCGCCTCCGTCCTGGCCAAGATGCGTTCGAGGCGGGAGAGCTTCGCAAAGACGACGCCCGAGTACTGGCGTCATCGGGAGGAGATAGTTGGCATCGTGGAGCAGAAGCTGGGCGGCGATCCTGTTCCAGAGCCAACGGCCAGATCCAAACAGCCTGTTCAAG TGCTTCAGATCCGACCGCGATCCAGCAGCTTGCCCTCCAGAGCCGGTCAGGTGACATCTCGACCTGCAGTCAAACAGCCCAAGACCCCTCAGCCGGCGCCAAGGACCAAAACTTCCACCCAACCCAAGACGTCGACGCCCAACGCCAAGGCTGCTTTCACCAGCAA GACACCCCCCTTCAGTTCAGATGAAGAAtctgaagaagaagaggacacGGACGTGGAGGAGGAGCAGTCGCTAAAACAGCAGAGGGGCAAGTCCCCGAAGCCCAGATTAAATCAGGCCACTCCAGTCCAAATCAGAGCAACCAAAGCCAGTCCGGTCCTGACCAGGCAGGTGGCAGTGAGGCAGTCCTCCAGCCCCAGACCGCAGCAGTCCTGGGCACCAGGGGGCGGCGTGACCAGGACGGCAGTCACAAAGATGGAGAGCGAGGACGAGGAGGATGAGTGGTCAGACGTCAGTGAGCTGCAGGAGATTGATCCAAAGCAGCTTCAGGGTTACAAGGACCAGAACGgaaatgtggagaaaaaaaaccacgGCAAAG aaaacaaaattacagaCTTGGCCAGAAAAATGGAGAAGCAGTTTGCCGAAAGAGTGGTGAGGAAACCAGCAGGGGGCGTCAGCATCTTACCTGAGAGGAAGGACGAGGTTCAGGAGCTGTCG TTCACAGATCTCGAGGAGAGCAGCGACTGGGCGGTCTCCTCCTTAGAGGACAAACAGCTCTCTGGAGCCCCGAGAAAGAGCTTGGACTCACCCAGCACCAGCGTCTGGGGAACCTCCACCGGAAAGGGTCCCAAATCAG GTCTGACTGAAGCTGGCACAGGAAGCACCCTGAGGAGCAGCCTGTGCTCCCTCAGTGACATCAGCGACTCAGAGGATATAAGCAACAAACACATCTAA